The Lysinibacillus timonensis nucleotide sequence TTTGGGAATAGAAGCTGAAATTCCTTTATGCTACGTATTACCGCAGAAGATACTTCTTCGATATGTCCACATTCCTTACATACACAACTTCGCCCCATATCTGAAACTAAAAAAGATCCACAAGCTTCGCAAGTAATTCCTTTCTTCAACTGTTCATATTCAAATTTAGGGAGTTTTGAATTCTGCGATTCCCGCATATGTAGCGATAATAATTTGTCAGCTATCAACTGGTGTTTTTCTGTTATCTTTGAATGTTTAGCATTCAGTTTTTTTATAAAGCGATTGATTTGTGTTGGGAATATAAAGGGTAGTTCCATAGGAGCTTGATATAAGGTGAATTCTGGATTTACAAATATGACTGATGTATCGATTTTAATTGTAAAACCAAAGCTTTGGAGTAATTGGTGTAACAAAGTCTCTGTTCGCTTTAATTGAATTAACGGGTTTACAATCTCGATTTTTGTTTTCGTATAAATCTTATCAGAAGTTGTTTCGTAAATAAAATCGCCCTCGTAATTTTTCACCTCAAAAACAAATATCGTATCTGACATAATTAGCAACGAATCAATTTGGTATGTGTTGTTATTTGTTTTGAGAAGTAGATCATTCAAAATAAGGTAATTTCCTTCAAGCATTTCAAGGATAGTATCAAATAAAAGTTCGCCCTCATAACCTTTTTTAAGATTCAAATAATATTGTCTATCCTTTTCGGATAAAAT carries:
- a CDS encoding nuclease-related domain-containing protein, which codes for MNLKKGYEGELLFDTILEMLEGNYLILNDLLLKTNNNTYQIDSLLIMSDTIFVFEVKNYEGDFIYETTSDKIYTKTKIEIVNPLIQLKRTETLLHQLLQSFGFTIKIDTSVIFVNPEFTLYQAPMELPFIFPTQINRFIKKLNAKHSKITEKHQLIADKLLSLHMRESQNSKLPKFEYEQLKKGITCEACGSFLVSDMGRSCVCKECGHIEEVSSAVIRSIKEFQLLFPNLKITTNIIYDWCQVIKYKKKIYRILERNLKMIGTNRWVVYE